DNA sequence from the Bombus pyrosoma isolate SC7728 linkage group LG12, ASM1482585v1, whole genome shotgun sequence genome:
GCGAAAGTCGCTGAATGGCGCGAAGAGGGAAAGGCAGAGATCGTTCCAGGCGTTTTGTTCATCGACGAGGTTCACATGCTCGACATCGAATGCTTCTCGTTTCTTAATCGAGCACTCGAAAATGAAATGGCACCAGTCGTTATTATGGCTACAAATAGAGGTGCCTTATACTCGTGCGTACATGTtgttttaattgataaaaaattaatcgtcgaATCTTACAGGTATTACTAGAATCAGAGGAACGAATTACAAAAGTCCGCATGGTATTCCAATAGATCTATTAGATCGTATGATTATCGTTCCAACGAGTCCGTATCAAGAAAAGGAATTGAAGGAAATTCTAAAGATCAGGTGCGAAGAAGAAGATTGCGAAATGGCGGATGATGCTCTAACCGTTCTTACCAGAATCGCATTAGAAACTTCATTGAGATACGCGATTCAGTTGATTACTACTGCTTCTCTCGTTAGCAGGCGAAGGAAGAGTACGGAAGTAAGTATCGTATTATATGTGCTGTTAGTCGAATACGTGCTTCTTGTACTGTTACAAGAACGTAaagataatatgtaaatacaggTCAATATCGATGACGTGAAGCGTGTTTACCAGCTATTCCTCGATGAAAGTAGATCTACACAGTTTCTCAAAGAATATCAAGATGATTTTATGTTCAATGAAATGCGTAAGTAAATTCTgtagagaagaaagaaagaaagaactaGTAGAATCTTTACGTTTCTCAAATTTCATTCGTGTAATTGTTTCTGTTACAGCGGAAGAACCGATGgaaatatcgtaacgataggtaaataaataaatttaaacgcgAATGTTGTTCAATAAAAGTTTATAGTTTTCTACTTATTAATTCctttcaatatttcttaaatatctgTCTGGAAGATATACGTAAAcgtaatatataaacattataataGCAGAAACGACGTGCTATagttcaaattaaatataaaaacttaaCAAATTCTCTCTTCATACTCGCTACAGTTTGGTTTTACAGCGTTTGATTTTTCTtacgattattaataaattcataacgACAGAGGTAATTAACTCTAACATTAATCGTCGAGGTAAATTAGTTTTTGGCGTAAACTCTCTGTTACTGCGTGAAACTCAACTTTTGAAATCTGTCGTACATTTAATGTAAATCCGAGATTTGCTTATGATCTATAACTTcgacattatatatatatatatatatatatatatatatatttctgaatatatatatatatatatataatgtatcacCGTACGATGTTAATGAATATATACCGCTTCATCGATGACAGACTACGATACGAATAAAGTCAATCTGGAACTAGTACGTATATTTTGTACCTTTATGTTTTCTTCTCCTGGCTCTTCTTAACTGTAACAAACGATATTCATTGTTCCTTTCATCggatatacatgtatacaaatacatacatagttTCGCATAAATTTTGCTTACTcgttatcaattttattccacCCTCCGGCTTCAAGGACGACTGAGCCTTCTTATCTTTCGATATAAATCCCAAACCATATTCCATTTTGTAGACGGGGAGAGGAATCACCGTGGACGAGACTGGTATCATCACTGAAACAATCGATAGCGAAATTTCGCATTAAATATCACGAGGTTCGGTTCAAGAGTTGCGCTTTAAAGCTTACGCCCCTTAAGGATACAGAAGATAAGTTCATTACGTTTCAGGATATCGCAATTTCTCTCGCATTTCGCTCTACGAATACTGGTAGGCAGAATCGTTTCTTATCAAGTAGGAAAAAGAACGTAGGTAACGTGGCGAGGcgctaaatatttattcccgGTATCCTTAACGAGGAATATTTGCTTATCGGTTTTAATCGAATATCGATTCGATAAGTAGGCGACTGTCAGTGTCGACGTCGACGTCCATTCGACGAGCTGCAGTCGAGACAGCGAGCTACTCGCGTAAATCTTTGCCATTAAGGTTGCTGTCGTCCATCGCCGcgaaatttcgattaaattctcATTGGCGAATTCGCTACTGAATTATCTCGTTATttctttggaatatttcgTTAAGTCGAGTCAAGATACCTCGACCACGTTAACGCAAGGATGAAAGGGGAAATTTTACGGGGatcgtatttgaaaattagtAGCTTTCGagtaacgatatattttcgtagcgaaagtaaaagaatattcCACTTACGTAACTCGAGAGAGATTCATTGCGAAGCGATACTCGAGAAGCGTGGATTTTCGCTACGAATCACGTGAACGGTGAACGcattgaaacgttcgaaatcACGCGACTACACGGCCAACCTGCCTGCCATACTCGACTGCAGTTGACATTTACGCcgattaattatcatatttaacattctctctgtttctctctaaTAGTCTAACGAAGGTCGAGTCGTACAGGTTCTACTATCGTCTTGCGCGACACGCGTCTCCTTGCTGCACAGGGTGTAAGAACGAGCGCAATTAGGTGTGTTCGGACGACTCTTAGCAGCTGCGGCCGCAAGCTGTTCAGTTTCCTAACAGAATCTTAATTGCATATTAATCGTTGGCTCGTACCTTCCTATTAATAGCGATCGAACTCTTCGGTGTTATTAAGAAGCCGATAACTCGATAACGCTAATAATCCAATAAACTCGACGTTACTAATGAACCGATAACTCAATTTTCCTAACAGCCTAACTAATTCAATGGTATTAGCTTTTCCGCTCGCCCATTCCCGCTATAACTCTATCCGTACTTTCGATCTTCGATCAATTCCCCAGTTTCTTTGCATCATGCGTTCGCGAGCCAAAGTTCTCTTAGGCTGAAAGGGACGACGAGAAGCAGCTTCGACGTTACAAACGTTCGACGAACAGATAAAGATCGGTACGCAACTTCGCGAGCAAGAACGGGCACGCCGGCGCACCTTTCGATCGTCACGACTCTACCAACGAAAGGAAACGCGGATCAACAGCGGTGGTGCGCGTACTCGTCCAGCGAGTATCCTGCTATCCTAGAAACCAGCCGACAACACGAAACAGGAGACACAACGCTACTCTCCGCTCTAAAAGTTGCACCGGGGATACGATCTACTCGAGATCGCGGCCTCGCTATAATCGTAGCCTACGCTGAACGTGGACTGACGTCATCGGCCCGTTATTCCCACCTGTCAAACGTGGCCTCAAGGAAATTCGGGCTCGAAGAAATCGCTCTTTATTTGGCCAAGAATTGTTCGGGACACAGACGTCGGCGGATACCGACCGATCGTCGGTTTTGTCCTCGCCACGATGCACTCATTGACTGTAATTTATGCTACTCTACGGTCTTTCGCGGTTAGGCAACGAGAAGGCAGATAACGAGCAATAGCGACGGTGTAGCTGGAGTTTGATCGAGTTGTCTGAAGTTCCATCGATACCGGCTCGGTCCTATTCAGACGTCGATAAAACGCCACGCCAAATGACGATGCATTTGTCAACCTGTGGTTTGTCATCGCCGTTTACCATGTACGATCAACAAGGTAAACAAGCCTCGAGAACCGATTGTCGATCCAAAGATTTGCGCGAATTAGTCATCGTTAGTTAGATCACAGTTTATATCTGTTTGTCGAGGTTCGCGTAAGCCGCTTACACACGAAGCAGGAAACGAGACGTCACGCGACTCGATGCTTTCCAAATTGTCGgaagaacgaaacgaagcgAATAGAGGCGGAGGAGGCGCGACgcgaatagaatagaaaagcgaagaaaagaaaattcgctCGCAAGGAGAGAGAGGTCAAGGCGCGTCTTCGTATCGATATGGCACGGGCGGCAACAATTAAGGTGAAAGCTTTTCCGCGGCCAGATGTTCCCGCGCGACCAAGACCTCGATCTCCGTCCAGATCGGAGAAAGAAGCATCGAAACTTTCGATTCTTTAAGAAGCGCCACGAACGCCTCGTTACCTCGCTCGTCTCGTGCTTCGATATTCATCCAGGCAAACGGTAAAGAAATCAGTTTCGCAAAACGAAGGAAGTCTCGTTGCGGAGTCGATCGAGGTTTCTTCGACGTGTTACGCAGCCAGCGAAGACCAGTCCGAATCGCGTAAAACTCGTTGCACGGACAAAATCTCGAACGATTTTTCGTCCCGTTTGACTGGGAGATGCGCgagaaagtgaaaagaaaGCGAGTCACTTTTTCACGGCGCAGCATGGACACAGCTGAGGGAAAACGGAAGAGACACCATTCGCTTGGTCGCGCACTAACGTTACAAATTGCTCCTAATCGAACGTTAAGCGGCAACAGTAGCGCAGATATTATCGCAGATTATCGTCGCTTAGATTTCAATTTcgtgttaatttatttcgtgtTAATTAATCAGAGACGCGTCTTACCTGGCTCGAACACGTTGTCATGGTTTCTTTTGTAGATGGTCGGTTTCGCGTACGTCGTCGCGATCGTCACGAGgaaacaaacgaaaagaaaggTCGGAAGAAACGACATGGTTCGCGGGAGGAAGGATCGCGTTTCCGGTGCGATCGTGAGCCGATCGAAGAGAACGAAGTCGCGAGGTTGCTACTCTTGGCGATGTTTGGGCCGGCACTACGCGGAGCAAAGACTAAAGAGGTGAAAACACTTGCCACGAGTGGGGAAAGCTGCGAATAAACAACAGAATTGCCACTCTCCGGCAACTCGCAGCTTCGGATTTCTAGCGCAGCCAAGTACCGCGGCACAGTCAAATTTCTTCAACCGCGAAAGCAAAGTAGATTTTCTGTTTCGAGTCTCACCGCTATGACCCGATCATTCATCCACCTTCGTCCCTGTTTCGCACGAGAGAAGGTTCCCACGATCGATTCCGGTTTCGTTCCGAttcaaaaatttccatttctacgTTCGACTGGTTCGACGTTCTCTATTTCTAAATGTCACGCGTGGAACGCGACGCATATAGTTTTACACCGCCTCTTTCCCAATCGACAGGGAAATATACAAAGGCTAgcagaattttcatatttctcgtCGACACTCGGCAAAAGATATCGCGCAAGGCGAGAAAAAGAGTCGCAAGACGAATCGTATGAGTTGATGACGAGTCGCGTCGATGATGGAACGGCAACGGGAAGGAGAcaagaaagaggaggaaaacATTTCAGACGAACAAAACGAAGGAGCGTCAAGGATTTGTATTAATCATTGACGATATTCGTCATCCGTCGATTTATCTCGCGAGTTCTCGTTTAACGACTAAAGAGCACGACGAGCGACTCGCGGCTCGTGTCGCGCTGGGAAACACAACGCAGAGATGGTCAACGCGGTATTTCGCGCGTTCAACGCGCACTTAATCGCCGAGCATTTTCCTTTCTGGTTGGTTCGCGATCGCGCAACTGTGTCTAAGTTGCGCAACGCGTAACTACGCTGCGTAAAAAAGATGCCAGGGAAAGTGGGAGATTTCGCGAGGAAACGAATCGTCGGACGCGTTTTCGCAAAAGGATGACAGCAGCGAGGAAGAAAGCGGCGAAGCAGTTGGATATCGCGGCGTTAATTATACGGTGGATCGGATCGGTTTAGTTCGGTCCGGTAGTCGAGTCGGGTGTGACAGCAACGACCTGCCGCTGGCCTAACAATGGAAACTGGGTTAAAAAGTGAAAGGATGCAGAGATCGAAGGAGGAACGGCCGTGGCTCCTATTCGGCTCGCTATTCGCTATTCTGTATTCGCGTGGCGATAGAGCTAGTTGCACTGTTCCGGTCCGTATAATCGGCTTTCCGGGTTCAGTGGTTTCCAAATTGGCAGAAATTTCGCTCGGTCGCCGAGGTCGGTTTCGTGTCTAAAGTGACTcggatttttatctttatcaaaAATCTCGAATTACCTCGAGAATAACTGTCTTTCTATGCTACGagctatatgtataaatagCGAGCAACGGGGCAAAGTTTTCTGTTTtgtcctatttttttttttccacctCTCCGACGGAGAAATCCCTCCTTTCTCTGCTTGTTGCCTCGCTGCTCTTTTGCGTTAATCACCCCATTAATTACCCGCTGTTTGTTCGTTCTTTCAGCCGTTCGTCGATCGGCAAACGGAAACACGCAAGTCGGCGAAAGTCGTCGCGACtctcgtttcatcgtttcgcGTTCACGTGCGCGCGTTTCTCGCTCACGAAATTTGCTCACCTCGGCCGATTAACTTTATTCGCAACGATGCGAAGCTGTCTGTGTTTCTACCCTCGAAAGACCTGTTATCGCTAAAAGACCGTTTACCGAACGTATAAAGCTTCTCCGTTTTGTCTCACAGCACATTTTGCGCGGTCTAGATGTTATTCAGAAACCTTGTTAAACCTGCTATTTACGAAAGATGCCGTTCCGACGCCTGTAGCTAGCTGTTATCGCGTAACCGGGCCAAGTACGATAGATTTACATAGTCGTTAGCGTTTAAGAATAGTCAGCCTGGTGATTCAACTTGCAGCGTAAACTACCGAAAGGATACAAAATCGCGATacagaaattagaaaatacgtTGAACGAGTATCGAGCGCACGTTCGAAGCGCCATACGTAGGGATCATCGGTAATCGGTAGATCGGTCGCGGATCGAAAACTAAAACGACGGCAGCTAGAATCGATTAGAAGGAGTTGCACGGAACGAGGAAAGGCATGCACGCTGACACATCCGGGTCTTGCCGCGCATAATCTAGCCATTCTGTCGTGGCAGTCTGTTCTTGTATCGGTCGGGATACACGAGCCGAAATTATTTCATCCACCCCCGCGGCTTTATGGAGATGTCAGCGACGGATCGGAGGAGTGCGGGCGACAGGAACGTCACCAACTACCAGGCAAATGGTCTGTAAAAACGTGACGTCATGTTCTCTTTTAGATAGACACCTGCctcgaaatagaaaagatacaGGTATTATGATTTTCAATCAGGGAGGCTACTTATTTTGCGCTCGATTTGACACGAGTCGTACGAGCGTTCTACGTAACGCTCGAAAACCTTGATTTCTCGGCACTCGaggtatttttaaaacgaaagtTGTTTCAAGTGTCAAGCGTAACCGGGGCATCCTTAGACGTTGATAATTAATAGCATTAGGGATCGTCGATGCACCGACCCTTGATAGAAATTCGATAGGGAAGCACGCATAAGAGCACGGTATGGACAAACAGACGTTCCATTTCGCATAGCGTCATCCCCTGAATCTCCGCTTTCCCCCATTAAGGAGAAAACGAGGGGAATCAAGCGGAATCGAAAGGAGTGACTCAACGTACGAACGATGCGCGCGTTAAACGATACAAATCCCCTGTTTTCGGCTGAAAATACCGATCTCGTCACTGTCAAGAAACTGTGAATTAGGAgacaagtttttttttttgacggACTAATTTCGCGTGCCACCTCCTTGCACGCCGTATTCTCTCAATTTTGGTCCGAAGATTTCCATCGGTTCCCGAGAAAAATGGATctcaaaaattgtttgaaaaagcGTCGTTCCTCTCGAGTaggtttctttctttcgcgaatATTGTCCGACAGAGTTTGCGAATTGGAAGCCTCGTGTCGTTTATGGAAGACAGAGCGTTTCCTGTTTGCGTTATAAGCGCGGTCTCTGCTATCGGTAGTTTTCGTGCAATGTCTCTGCTATAAAGCGATCGGTCGTAAAGAGAGCACGATAGCGAACTCCGGACGagatttattactatttttacgGTCTTGAAGGCAATCGTGCATTTTATCGCGTATTCTCGGTGCGCGCACTTGCAACGAACTGCGATAAGTCGAGGCGGAAGTAGAAACAACGTAGATAAGAGAGTCGGATCGCTTCGACCCTTATCGACGATGATCCTCCGTGGAACCTTGGAAATCGCCGTTTGCCCGCGAAACGGTCAATCGATCTGAACCGACGAAGAAAGCACCGAAGAAACGCGAGGCATCGGAAGAGCCTTCGACAGACTCGTTCGTCTCCTCCTTTTCACTTTCCACGGCtgtactattttttattaactccGCAGTCCAGGCCGTGGTTGACTCGACAGATACGAGGAGAATAGGAGTAGAGAATGGAAGAAGAAGGCTCGTCCGAGTTTTTACTAATTACCAATTATAAAAACTGCTAATCGTTACTCTAtctcttctttgtttcctCTTTGCCTTTTTACTCCTTTTCTTTGTACGATTTTTCATGCGATCATGTTTGTCCCAGAAAAGGCTACTCACCAGCcgtttgataataaattaaattaaactagGTTAAATGCAAGTGACATAATCGTTCCGCCAGGAGCGGTTGATCGGTCGAATAAGCGgcaaatttcgttatttttcaagGTAAGTAGAATCGGAGTTGAACGTTATCGTAGCTACCAGTACGTTTCTACTTTCGTCAAGCAACGATCGTGATATCTCTGTATGGTCTTTTGGTCTACCGAGGTATCTTAAAGCGtcgtgaaagaaagaaaagacagtgTAGCGATGGAAGAGAACGATACGCGGAACGTACGTTGCGAGCCAGCCTTTCGACCGAAACTGTTAATCGATCGAGAACCACAGTCCCACCAAGCAAGCTTCGTATCGTGATTTATACAAGCCGGATGTCGCACCGTATATCGCAATCGAAGATAATTCCGTTTCCTTAATTCGAAACGAGAACACGCGAACCTCATCGTCTCGGACATAGACACCACGGCTATTTGGAATATCGAGCTTTGGGGGACAGAATTTGGCCGGAACAGACCAGTCGCGTAGCGTTGTTCATTCTCCAGTTTTTGCCGAGGTTCCCTCTTTTTCCACCTGCGTTCCGCGAACCGACTCTTTCAGCCGATGGACCGTATCCCGCAACGTTCATCCCTTATCGATGGCTGCGCGGAAAATCGAGCCAAATAGCCCAGACACGGCGTACGTTTCGCTCGGGTTTTCGGATTTTTTGGTAACGAGCGCCGGGAATTCACGAAACACGGCAAGCTGCCGGCTGCTGGCTAAACCCGGCAACTTGGCCGCTCGTAGGAGATATAAAACATCTCGATATTGATTTTAGGCAGTCGCGCGAGGCTTCGGAGTTCGGTAGCGACGACGTCTAGCCGCGTTTGG
Encoded proteins:
- the LOC122573350 gene encoding uncharacterized protein LOC122573350 yields the protein MSFLPTFLFVCFLVTIATTYAKPTIYKRNHDNVFEPVMIPVSSTVIPLPVYKMEYGLGFISKDKKAQSSLKPEGGIKLITIKKSQEKKT